The Iamia majanohamensis genome window below encodes:
- a CDS encoding LuxR C-terminal-related transcriptional regulator: MGTAVAPGSPDLGALPPFVVARPRLERLLGRVPPGGLGLIVATAGSGKSVLLAQWLAEAPEPVQPTARFAPGDSDAVCCGRRLVAALDAVAPGAADGLGEVVAAGGGSLGEDFVAAFLAALAGIDDGVLLAVDDLHVIENPALVEDLGHLLTRLPGNVRAIVTSRWDPGFAVRQPRLDGRLVELRATDLAFGSDEGRTLVEAVSGQALSDDSAAALVSRTDGWAVGLQLAAVALKGAPDVSAAIDAFAGDDRLVAEYLTAEVLDRQEPEVRRFLLRTSVLEWLSPEVCEAVTEEEGAREMLDVISGRSLFLVPLDRRGERYRYHHLFAELLRLRLLRDDPEAPRRRHRLAARWLLDHGAMEEAIDHLLRAGDRLAVADILSRRGRELYERGESGTLVRWLDAIVTAEPHPPATAALDLLGAQVGADASAGASRTYRDLCLRDDLSAEERATAHAFYAVLAHCDLPPDEVQRATDAVATALPHLDASAMPQVLGVGGLASVEALAQYGAAVARFHRGRDRARGGFDALLSLEALRYPVWRVNALGWASVEAAWDGRCTEAVRHAQAALALAREASVVHHVSAALSHMALATVALERGDHEEAGRSLDKADLCTRRSQRATYRDLQRLVRARHLAATQGPWAGLDALRRPVGVGGARGLFVAAADGLEASLLIKVGRLTQAETVLRRAADEPATLPARIDHRLASADAAGARRLLATWRPEPRDLRGQVQHGIRTAVVLDLEGSGEAAGVVLAEAVDRAAAEGLRQPFRSVPAALALLRGLPHGGRHSFAASILDLPVEPDVVRAVAGAMVEPLTEREQGILVRLPTRLSNTDIAAELFISVNTLKTHLRNIYRKLGVGDRDAAVARATELGLL; this comes from the coding sequence GTGGGCACAGCAGTCGCGCCCGGGTCCCCCGACCTGGGCGCGCTCCCCCCGTTCGTCGTGGCCCGTCCCCGCCTGGAACGCCTGCTCGGTCGCGTCCCCCCAGGAGGCCTGGGCCTGATCGTCGCCACGGCAGGGTCCGGCAAGTCGGTGCTGCTGGCCCAGTGGCTGGCCGAGGCGCCCGAGCCGGTGCAGCCCACCGCCAGGTTCGCGCCGGGCGACTCCGACGCCGTCTGCTGCGGGCGCCGGCTCGTCGCCGCCCTGGACGCGGTCGCCCCCGGTGCCGCCGACGGGCTGGGGGAGGTCGTCGCCGCAGGCGGGGGATCGCTGGGCGAGGACTTCGTCGCCGCCTTCCTGGCCGCGCTGGCGGGCATCGACGACGGCGTGCTCCTCGCCGTCGACGACCTCCACGTGATCGAGAACCCGGCGCTCGTCGAGGACCTCGGCCACCTCCTCACCCGTCTCCCGGGAAACGTCCGGGCCATCGTGACCAGTCGCTGGGACCCGGGCTTCGCGGTGCGGCAGCCGAGGCTGGACGGGCGGCTGGTCGAGCTGCGGGCGACCGACCTGGCCTTCGGATCGGACGAGGGTCGCACCCTCGTCGAGGCGGTGTCGGGCCAGGCGCTCAGCGACGACAGCGCGGCGGCGCTCGTGTCCCGCACCGACGGGTGGGCCGTCGGCCTCCAGCTCGCGGCGGTGGCCCTCAAGGGCGCGCCCGACGTCTCCGCCGCGATCGATGCCTTCGCCGGGGACGACCGCCTCGTCGCCGAGTACCTGACCGCCGAGGTCCTCGACCGCCAGGAACCCGAGGTGCGTCGCTTCCTGCTGCGCACGTCGGTGCTCGAGTGGCTGTCGCCCGAGGTGTGCGAGGCGGTGACCGAGGAGGAGGGCGCGAGGGAGATGCTCGACGTGATCTCCGGCCGCTCCCTCTTCCTCGTCCCCCTCGACCGGCGGGGGGAGCGGTACCGGTACCACCACCTGTTCGCCGAGCTGCTCCGGCTCCGCCTGCTGCGGGACGACCCGGAGGCCCCGCGACGCCGGCACCGGTTGGCGGCCCGGTGGCTCCTCGACCACGGCGCCATGGAGGAGGCGATCGACCACCTCCTCCGGGCCGGCGACCGGCTCGCCGTCGCCGACATCCTCTCCCGGCGGGGGCGCGAGCTCTACGAGCGGGGCGAGTCGGGGACCCTGGTGCGGTGGCTGGACGCGATCGTCACGGCCGAGCCCCACCCGCCGGCCACCGCAGCGCTCGACCTCCTCGGTGCCCAGGTGGGTGCCGATGCCTCGGCCGGGGCCTCGCGCACCTACCGCGACCTCTGCCTCCGCGACGACCTGTCCGCCGAGGAGAGGGCCACCGCCCACGCCTTCTACGCCGTGCTGGCCCACTGCGACCTGCCGCCCGACGAGGTCCAGCGGGCCACCGACGCGGTCGCCACCGCCCTCCCCCACCTGGACGCCTCGGCCATGCCCCAGGTGCTGGGCGTCGGGGGGTTGGCGTCGGTGGAGGCGCTGGCGCAGTACGGGGCCGCCGTGGCCCGCTTCCACCGGGGGCGGGACCGCGCTCGCGGCGGCTTCGACGCCCTCCTGTCACTGGAGGCCCTGCGCTACCCGGTGTGGCGGGTCAACGCGCTCGGCTGGGCGAGCGTCGAGGCGGCGTGGGACGGGCGGTGCACCGAGGCGGTCCGCCACGCCCAGGCGGCCCTGGCGCTGGCCCGTGAGGCGAGCGTCGTCCACCACGTGTCCGCCGCCCTCAGCCACATGGCCCTGGCCACGGTCGCCCTCGAGCGTGGCGACCACGAGGAGGCCGGTCGGAGCCTCGACAAGGCCGACCTGTGCACGCGCCGCAGCCAGCGTGCGACCTACCGGGACCTGCAGCGGTTGGTGCGGGCCCGCCACCTCGCCGCGACGCAGGGCCCCTGGGCCGGCCTCGACGCCCTCCGGCGCCCCGTCGGGGTGGGCGGGGCCCGGGGCCTCTTTGTGGCCGCGGCCGACGGCCTGGAGGCCTCCCTGCTGATCAAGGTCGGGCGGCTGACCCAGGCCGAGACGGTTCTGCGGCGGGCGGCGGACGAGCCCGCCACCCTCCCGGCCCGGATCGACCACCGCCTGGCGAGCGCCGATGCCGCCGGGGCCCGGCGCCTGCTCGCGACCTGGCGACCGGAGCCTCGCGACCTCCGTGGCCAGGTGCAGCACGGCATCCGCACCGCGGTGGTCCTGGACCTCGAGGGGTCCGGGGAGGCGGCGGGCGTCGTCCTCGCCGAGGCCGTGGACCGGGCCGCGGCAGAGGGTCTGCGCCAGCCCTTCCGGAGCGTCCCCGCCGCCCTCGCGCTCCTGCGGGGCCTCCCCCACGGAGGGCGTCACTCCTTCGCCGCGTCCATCCTCGACCTCCCCGTCGAACCCGACGTGGTCCGGGCCGTGGCGGGGGCCATGGTCGAGCCCCTCACCGAGCGCGAGCAGGGGATCCTGGTCCGGCTGCCCACGCGGCTCAGCAACACCGACATCGCGGCCGAGCTGTTCATCTCGGTGAACACCCTGAAGACCCACCTCCGCAACATCTACCGGAAGCTCGGGGTCGGCGATCGCGACGCAGCGGTGGCCCGGGCCACCGAGCTCGGCCTCCTCTGA
- a CDS encoding 4'-phosphopantetheinyl transferase family protein, with protein MALAAVDVQLVPVDGAGPHDADLALLPVRERDRLAQRRDPADRHRSAAAHAALRRLLGSRLGRDPADVEVGRSETGALVVGEQGWWASVAHSADLAACALARRPVGVDVEGASPPTDPAALARWCSPAEVRALGRASPTGRDAAVRRAWARKEAVAKALGAGLAVPFADLDVRHALVRVPGRRRPVAVRDVDVGPGRSGAVALDHLWVVVRTRR; from the coding sequence GTGGCCCTCGCCGCGGTCGACGTGCAGCTGGTGCCGGTGGACGGTGCGGGGCCGCACGACGCGGACCTGGCCCTCCTGCCGGTCCGGGAGCGGGACAGGCTGGCGCAGCGGCGCGACCCGGCCGACCGCCACCGCTCGGCGGCCGCCCACGCCGCTCTCCGCCGCCTGCTCGGCTCGCGACTCGGGCGGGACCCGGCCGACGTCGAGGTGGGGCGCAGCGAGACGGGGGCGCTGGTCGTGGGCGAGCAGGGCTGGTGGGCGTCGGTCGCCCACAGCGCGGACCTGGCCGCGTGCGCCCTGGCCCGCCGGCCGGTGGGCGTGGACGTCGAGGGGGCGTCGCCCCCCACCGATCCCGCGGCCCTGGCCCGGTGGTGCTCGCCCGCCGAGGTCCGGGCCCTGGGGAGGGCCTCGCCGACGGGCCGGGACGCGGCCGTGCGCCGCGCCTGGGCGCGGAAGGAGGCGGTGGCCAAGGCCCTGGGCGCAGGGCTGGCCGTCCCCTTCGCCGACCTCGACGTGCGGCACGCCCTCGTACGGGTCCCCGGTCGCCGGCGCCCGGTCGCAGTGCGCGACGTCGACGTGGGCCCGGGCCGGTCGGGGGCGGTGGCCCTCGACCACCTCTGGGTGGTGGTGCGCACCCGGCGGTGA
- a CDS encoding phosphoribosyltransferase — translation MSYRDRADAGARLGEVVRQRAPEDPLVLGLPRGGVPVAAQVAAALGCPLDVVVARKVGAPGQPELGIGAVAEGGGEVLDAASVRALGVSDAALTTATAAAREELGRRVATYRGGRPRPPLDDHVVVLVDDGLATGVTAEAAVRGLRALGADRIVLAVPVGAPEAVARLGAVADEVVCPLAPERFRAVGQWYDRFGQTGDAEVLRLLGRTPPHDGG, via the coding sequence GTGAGCTACCGGGACCGGGCCGACGCCGGCGCCCGGCTGGGCGAGGTCGTGCGCCAGCGGGCACCGGAGGACCCCCTGGTGCTGGGCCTGCCCCGCGGCGGGGTGCCGGTCGCCGCCCAGGTGGCCGCCGCCCTGGGCTGCCCCCTCGACGTGGTGGTGGCCCGCAAGGTCGGCGCCCCGGGCCAGCCGGAGCTGGGCATCGGCGCCGTCGCCGAGGGAGGGGGCGAGGTGCTCGATGCCGCCTCCGTCCGCGCCCTCGGGGTCTCCGATGCCGCCCTGACGACCGCCACGGCGGCGGCGCGGGAGGAGCTCGGCCGCCGCGTCGCCACCTACCGCGGGGGCCGGCCGCGGCCCCCGCTCGACGACCACGTCGTGGTGCTCGTCGACGACGGCCTGGCCACCGGGGTCACCGCCGAGGCCGCGGTGCGGGGGCTGCGCGCGCTCGGTGCGGACCGCATCGTGCTGGCCGTGCCCGTGGGCGCCCCCGAGGCCGTGGCCCGCCTCGGGGCGGTGGCCGACGAGGTGGTCTGCCCCCTCGCCCCGGAGCGCTTCCGCGCCGTGGGGCAGTGGTACGACCGCTTCGGCCAGACCGGCGACGCCGAGGTCCTCCGCCTCCTGGGCCGGACCCCGCCCCACGACGGGGGCTGA
- a CDS encoding AMP-binding protein: protein MGVTIDDAGRTGPTPSERLRDLARTDPDRVAVVEGGVVTGYAELDRRVDALAATLVARLGPGRHRIALRLDGTGSVLVASMAVLRAGGVSVPVDPTAPPDRVRLVLDDVEPAVLLSDVVGDPDAGYGVPVLDPASDLPPAPAPVVPPEVPADEPIAVLFTSGSTGVPKGIMVSPEQRRQVEALCRSSFPEGLRVGVLSVGTVGFTEALLQAILLTGGTIVAYDIRRLGLGPMPDWLDDERIEAMATVPTVLRFLLPTIDEGRTFPRLGIVVMAGEAPTWEDVAGLRRHLPAGAVVQNSYGTTETGSISTFDVGADDALGRGLLPAGRPVPGVEVEVVDEDGHAVATGRTGEVVVTGAGVGLGYWRRPDLTRSTWEDLGDGRRRCRTGDAGHLDADGVLHVEGRLDHVVKVSGHRVELGDVEAAVRAAPGVADGAVRPHTGPDGQVRLVAYVTAAPGTDVTHRSLRLALGRRLPPHMLPERTSVVAALPQLANGKVDRSALPDPATLPEDGEATDRPEGEREGALLDLWQRVLGRTDIGRHDDFWEVGGDSMRAVRLFAEIERELGPARPVSLLLEAPTVAQLAIALALPEDSLLVPVQVDGTRPPLFVVHAGAGGVLFARDLSRHLGRDQPVYGIRAPDLVDGRPPDPSIPALATRYLGQVREVWPDGPHHLAGLSFGGLVAFEMALQLQHDGGAVGLLGIGDSLPPGVVGLGPDGPVTDPQQLVRGSGPRARHRAGALLAMGVRRGVPEAVRVARRAATRAATRRRRPWWERQGRARSDVVLQAYGRLTLDYRPTGRFEGQALVVRSTRRVPGPPGHDVGWAPHTTDGVEVLDLDAPHDRLFNDPHAAEVAAAFTRRMQVAVAPS, encoded by the coding sequence GTGGGAGTGACGATCGACGACGCGGGCCGCACCGGCCCGACCCCCTCGGAGCGGCTGCGCGACCTCGCCCGCACGGACCCCGACCGGGTCGCGGTGGTCGAGGGCGGGGTGGTCACCGGCTACGCCGAGCTCGATCGCAGGGTGGACGCGCTGGCGGCCACCCTCGTGGCCCGCCTCGGCCCCGGGCGCCACCGCATCGCCCTCCGCCTCGACGGGACCGGCTCCGTCCTCGTCGCCTCCATGGCCGTGCTGCGGGCCGGCGGCGTGTCGGTGCCCGTGGACCCCACGGCACCGCCCGACCGCGTCCGGCTGGTGCTCGACGACGTCGAGCCCGCGGTCCTGCTGAGCGACGTGGTGGGTGACCCCGACGCGGGCTACGGGGTGCCCGTGCTCGACCCCGCGTCCGACCTGCCGCCCGCCCCGGCGCCCGTGGTCCCGCCGGAGGTGCCGGCCGACGAGCCCATCGCCGTGCTGTTCACGTCGGGGTCCACCGGCGTCCCCAAGGGGATCATGGTGAGCCCGGAGCAGCGGCGCCAGGTCGAGGCCCTCTGCCGGTCCTCCTTCCCGGAGGGGCTCCGGGTCGGGGTGCTGTCGGTGGGCACGGTCGGCTTCACCGAGGCCCTCCTCCAGGCGATCCTGCTCACCGGGGGGACGATCGTCGCCTACGACATCCGCCGCCTGGGCCTGGGCCCGATGCCGGACTGGCTCGACGACGAGCGCATCGAGGCCATGGCCACGGTGCCGACGGTGCTGCGCTTCCTGCTGCCGACGATCGACGAGGGCCGCACCTTCCCCCGCCTCGGCATCGTGGTCATGGCCGGCGAGGCGCCCACGTGGGAGGACGTCGCCGGCCTGCGTCGGCACCTGCCCGCCGGGGCGGTCGTGCAGAACAGCTACGGCACCACCGAGACGGGGTCGATCTCCACCTTCGACGTCGGTGCGGACGACGCCCTCGGGCGCGGCCTCCTCCCGGCCGGCCGGCCCGTGCCCGGCGTCGAGGTCGAGGTCGTCGACGAGGACGGGCACGCGGTGGCCACGGGGCGCACGGGCGAGGTGGTGGTGACCGGCGCGGGCGTGGGCCTCGGCTACTGGCGCCGGCCCGACCTCACCCGGTCGACCTGGGAGGACCTCGGCGACGGGCGTCGCCGCTGCCGCACCGGCGACGCCGGCCACCTCGACGCCGACGGGGTCCTGCACGTCGAGGGGCGTCTGGACCACGTCGTGAAGGTGTCGGGCCACCGCGTCGAGCTGGGCGACGTGGAGGCGGCCGTGCGCGCCGCCCCCGGCGTCGCCGACGGCGCGGTGCGGCCCCACACCGGCCCGGACGGCCAGGTGCGGCTGGTCGCCTACGTCACCGCCGCGCCGGGGACCGACGTGACCCACCGGTCCCTCCGCCTCGCCCTGGGCCGGCGCCTGCCCCCCCACATGCTCCCCGAGCGCACCTCGGTGGTGGCGGCCCTGCCCCAGCTGGCCAACGGGAAGGTCGACCGCAGTGCCCTGCCCGACCCTGCCACCCTGCCCGAGGACGGGGAGGCGACGGACCGCCCCGAGGGGGAGCGGGAGGGGGCCCTCCTCGACCTCTGGCAGCGGGTGCTGGGGCGCACGGACATCGGCCGCCACGACGACTTCTGGGAGGTCGGTGGCGACTCCATGCGCGCCGTGCGGCTCTTCGCCGAGATCGAGCGTGAGCTCGGCCCGGCCCGTCCGGTGTCGCTGCTGCTCGAGGCCCCCACCGTCGCCCAGCTCGCCATCGCCCTCGCCCTCCCGGAGGACTCGCTGCTGGTGCCCGTGCAGGTCGACGGCACCCGGCCGCCGCTGTTCGTGGTCCACGCCGGGGCGGGCGGGGTGCTCTTCGCCCGGGACCTGTCCCGCCACCTCGGTCGGGACCAGCCCGTCTACGGCATCCGGGCGCCGGACCTGGTCGACGGCCGGCCCCCCGACCCGTCGATCCCCGCCCTCGCGACGCGGTACCTCGGCCAGGTCCGGGAGGTCTGGCCCGACGGGCCGCACCACCTCGCCGGGCTCTCCTTCGGAGGGCTGGTGGCCTTCGAGATGGCCCTCCAGCTCCAGCACGACGGGGGGGCGGTCGGGCTGCTCGGCATCGGTGACTCGCTGCCCCCGGGGGTGGTGGGCCTGGGGCCGGACGGGCCGGTGACCGATCCGCAGCAGCTCGTCCGGGGCAGCGGCCCCCGCGCCCGGCACCGGGCCGGGGCCCTGCTGGCGATGGGCGTGCGCCGAGGGGTCCCCGAGGCGGTCAGGGTCGCCCGCCGGGCGGCCACCCGGGCGGCGACCCGCCGGCGCCGGCCGTGGTGGGAGCGCCAGGGGAGGGCCCGGTCCGACGTCGTCCTCCAGGCCTACGGGCGCCTCACCCTCGACTACCGGCCCACCGGGCGCTTCGAGGGGCAGGCCCTCGTCGTCCGCTCGACCCGCAGGGTGCCGGGCCCCCCCGGCCACGACGTGGGCTGGGCTCCCCACACCACGGACGGCGTGGAGGTCCTGGACCTCGACGCCCCCCACGACCGGCTGTTCAACGACCCCCACGCCGCCGAGGTCGCCGCCGCGTTCACCCGTCGCATGCAGGTGGCGGTGGCGCCGAGCTGA
- a CDS encoding response regulator, with the protein MPRILLAEDNRLNQLVAVGVLRNLACDVEIVDDGAKAVEACLRDQFDAVLMDIMMPVMDGYEATARIRAGQEAAGLARTPIIGLSARAMDGDREVALNAGLDDYLTKPLREEQLRAAFQTWIPTPAEDEVLGPQPAAGALDITVDLTGRGLG; encoded by the coding sequence GTGCCCCGCATCCTCCTGGCCGAGGACAATCGGCTCAACCAGCTCGTCGCCGTCGGCGTGCTCCGCAACCTGGCGTGCGACGTCGAGATCGTCGACGACGGCGCCAAGGCCGTCGAGGCGTGCCTCCGCGACCAGTTCGACGCCGTCCTGATGGACATCATGATGCCGGTCATGGACGGCTACGAGGCCACGGCGCGCATCCGCGCCGGGCAGGAGGCGGCCGGCCTCGCCCGCACGCCCATCATCGGCCTCAGCGCCCGGGCCATGGACGGCGACCGCGAGGTGGCCCTGAACGCAGGGCTCGACGACTACCTCACCAAGCCGCTCCGGGAGGAGCAGCTGCGCGCCGCGTTCCAGACCTGGATCCCGACCCCGGCCGAGGACGAGGTGCTCGGCCCGCAGCCCGCCGCCGGCGCCCTCGACATCACCGTCGACCTGACCGGACGCGGCCTGGGCTGA
- a CDS encoding alpha/beta hydrolase fold domain-containing protein: MDPRVVELAPIIESFGLGAPTIAEVRERFHATASQIPAPEGVEVEHTTVAGLAATRIRRGDRPPAGRVLHLHGGAFVIGSVEVQLGVPARLALATGHEVVSVDYRVAPEAPLPAATDDAVAAYRTLLDEGPVDAVSGDSAGGALAVLAAVALRDAGVPLPGALLAFSPWTDLAGTYARPQTPSFEDAVLPRGFLAMAAEAALGDRTADDPQVTPTWADLRGLPPTMVHVGGDEMLLGDSVALAEDLASSGVEVALRSWPGMIHVFVAYPSLAPESDAALAEAATFLAAHPPPGT, encoded by the coding sequence GTGGACCCGCGGGTGGTGGAGCTGGCACCGATCATCGAGAGCTTCGGCCTGGGCGCGCCGACGATCGCCGAGGTGCGGGAGCGGTTCCACGCCACCGCGTCGCAGATCCCCGCCCCCGAGGGGGTCGAGGTGGAGCACACCACGGTGGCGGGCCTCGCCGCCACCCGCATCCGTCGGGGCGACCGACCGCCTGCGGGGAGGGTGCTGCACCTCCACGGCGGCGCCTTCGTCATCGGGTCGGTCGAGGTCCAGCTGGGCGTCCCCGCCCGGCTGGCGCTGGCCACCGGCCACGAGGTGGTGTCGGTCGACTACCGGGTGGCACCCGAGGCCCCCCTGCCCGCCGCCACCGACGACGCCGTGGCCGCCTACCGCACCCTGCTCGACGAGGGCCCGGTCGATGCCGTCTCGGGCGACTCGGCCGGCGGGGCCCTGGCGGTCCTGGCCGCGGTCGCCCTGCGCGACGCGGGCGTGCCCCTCCCGGGCGCCCTGCTCGCCTTCTCGCCGTGGACCGACCTGGCCGGCACCTACGCCCGTCCCCAGACGCCGTCGTTCGAGGACGCGGTGCTGCCCCGCGGCTTCCTGGCCATGGCGGCCGAGGCCGCCCTGGGCGACCGGACGGCCGACGACCCCCAGGTCACCCCCACCTGGGCCGACCTGCGGGGCCTCCCGCCCACGATGGTCCACGTCGGCGGGGACGAGATGCTCCTCGGCGACTCCGTCGCCCTGGCCGAGGACCTGGCCAGCAGCGGGGTCGAGGTCGCGCTGCGGTCGTGGCCGGGGATGATCCACGTGTTCGTGGCCTACCCGTCCCTGGCCCCCGAGAGCGACGCCGCCCTGGCCGAGGCCGCGACCTTCCTGGCCGCCCACCCCCCGCCCGGCACCTGA
- a CDS encoding phosphotriesterase family protein has translation MATVPTVLGPIDTTAMGRTYMHEHVFVLTPDVQQNFPDEWGDEDARVADAVERLTALADQGVQTIVDPTVIGLGRYIPRIARIAEQVPQLNIVVATGCYTYDEVPFFFHHRDPGVKALLGLDDADPMVAMFTGDITDGIAGTGVRAGFLKCAIDQKGLTPGVERIMRAVARTNLATGAPITVHTHPGTETGLEVKRVLADEEGVDPGAVVLGHSGDSADVDHLSTLAEAGFVLGMDRFGVNLDTTFEARADTVVELCRRGFAGSMVLSHDAACYIDWIDPELLPMLPQWHYLHIEQDVLPYLRDHGVTEEQITTMLVDVPRRHFETGAA, from the coding sequence ATGGCCACCGTCCCCACCGTCCTCGGCCCGATCGACACCACGGCGATGGGCCGCACCTACATGCACGAGCACGTCTTCGTCCTCACGCCCGACGTGCAGCAGAACTTCCCCGACGAGTGGGGCGACGAGGACGCCCGGGTGGCCGACGCCGTCGAGCGCCTGACCGCCCTCGCCGACCAGGGGGTCCAGACCATCGTCGACCCGACGGTGATCGGCCTGGGCCGCTACATCCCCCGCATCGCGCGCATCGCCGAGCAGGTCCCGCAGCTCAACATCGTGGTCGCGACCGGCTGCTACACCTACGACGAGGTCCCCTTCTTCTTCCACCACCGGGACCCGGGCGTGAAGGCCCTGCTCGGCCTGGACGACGCCGACCCGATGGTCGCCATGTTCACCGGCGACATCACCGACGGCATCGCCGGCACCGGCGTGCGGGCCGGCTTCCTCAAGTGCGCCATCGACCAGAAGGGGCTCACGCCGGGGGTCGAGCGGATCATGCGCGCCGTGGCCCGCACCAACCTGGCCACCGGTGCCCCGATCACGGTCCACACCCACCCCGGCACCGAGACCGGCCTCGAGGTCAAGCGGGTCCTGGCCGACGAGGAGGGCGTCGACCCGGGCGCCGTCGTGCTCGGCCACAGCGGCGACAGCGCGGACGTCGACCACCTGAGCACCCTCGCCGAGGCCGGCTTCGTGCTCGGCATGGACCGCTTCGGCGTCAACCTCGACACCACCTTCGAGGCCCGGGCCGACACCGTCGTCGAGCTGTGCCGGCGCGGCTTCGCGGGGTCGATGGTCCTGTCCCACGACGCCGCCTGCTACATCGACTGGATCGACCCGGAGCTGCTCCCGATGCTCCCCCAGTGGCACTACCTGCACATCGAGCAGGACGTCCTGCCCTACCTCCGCGACCACGGCGTGACCGAGGAGCAGATCACGACGATGCTCGTCGACGTCCCCCGACGCCACTTCGAGACCGGCGCGGCCTGA